In Daphnia magna isolate NIES linkage group LG5, ASM2063170v1.1, whole genome shotgun sequence, the sequence TTATTTAGAAAGACGTTTGAAGAACATTTAGCTCGCCTAGACATTGTTTTAAAAGCCGTAGAGCTCGCGAACCTTACTCTTAATGTCATTAAATGCATTTTTTGGCCTCGGTAATGTCTCATTTAGGTCACGTGATTAACGCGAAGGGCATCCATCTGGAGTCAGAAAAGATTTGAGCAATTACGGTGATGCCAGTAAAAAACCTTAAGTCTTTGCGAGCCTTCCTTGGCCTTGCGTCATTTTTTAGACGCTTTATTGTAAAAcccctacttacttcatctttaagtaaatagcttttactcgattaaggaaagctgcggacttcgttcgatggtatattcccgtaaaatgttaacatgattcaaacaagtcgatgaatgtctcaaacgattggaggcatacatacaggccatagccgtatagccagcgtcaagcacaacaacgacacaaataagacaagtttaaacggggaacgagcaagccagtagcaggtcgaataaacgacctgacacttgactcgcgaaggggtgaatcaacactagactgggtaaacagcccagcgttgactaacgaagaattacaattgatggggttttatacgacaaacaaagtcaacgcgatcaccaacgcaaggtgagcgtaatgaaaggatggaaaggaaaattacttgtttccaggaatgagagggaggatatttttccaagaaagagtgagctgatgcattccttacaTTATACTCGATTTCACAAAAATTGCACAACCCCTACACCCATTGTTAAAGAAGAATGTCGTTTGAAGATGGACGGACCAGGAGGAGGCGACAAATAAGGAAATCATTAGCCGAATGACGTCAGCACCAGTGCTGGCACACTTCGATGACGCGTTGAAAGTGACAGTATATACGGACGCAAGTCAGATTGGACTGGGTGCCGTTATTTCGAAGGATTCAGGCGATGGACAGCGGCCTGTCGCCTTTGTGAGTAGACAATTAACGAAAACTGAAACTAGGTATCACGTTAATGAACTGGAATGCCTTGCGGTAGTATGTGCGCTCAAGAAGTTAAGATCATATATCTACGGTAGACATTTTAACGTAAAAACGAACAGTTCTGCGGTAAAATGGCTGATGaataaaaaagttttaaaaggTAAATTTTGAAGGTGGGTACAGGATTTGCAAGAGTTTACCTTTGACATTGAGCATGTCAAAGATGTAGAAAATCAAGTGTCAGACGCTTTGTCAAGGAATCTGGATGAATCCCGCTCAGGAACCAGGGATCCTGGGACAAAGGACGCACTTGTGCCGTAATGATACCTCAAAAGCCTTTTGCCCCGCATAAACTCGCCCTCTTGCAGCAGCAAGATGACAAATTTCGGCCAATTTTCACTCTCTTACAATTCGTAACGCCCAATAAGGTCTCTCAAGGGTTTGTCATCCGGGAAAAAATTCATTCCAAAGTTAGCTTAAGAAAGATGAGGAGTTATTCGTTCAACGGTATACAACACTGCTGCAAAACCCCGTTAAAGGAGTcgccatcgggtgagctcctgGAGTTGGCTAAactccgttagaggagttccctggttaccctagaggtcttcagagcTTTTCCGAGTTTGGTTAAAGTACAGAATTCGGATGGCAATATTACAGTGCATAGACCTTCAGCGAATGCTGAGTTGCACCATCTCGCAATTCAGCCCAATTCCATCTATGTTTTAGTCCCATAAGGCCATGTTgagaaaaagttttttaaagTCTTAGCATTATTATTAgtgcaaattttttcttgcGTGTAATTTTAATATGTAGTTCGAATTTATTACGATTTTACAAAAGAAACTTCCCTAGTAGTTATTTTGAGTCGAAAAAtcgtcagaaaaaaaaatgcattcaAAAGGCATATTAAATGCATTGGTTTTTTATTGATAGTTTAAATGCTTATTTTAACGTTCAAATATGCATTTTCTTGACGCATTTGGAGCTAAATCTTCAAGGGGCGTTTTTCATCCTACAAGACGcgttttttaactttaaaattcGCATTTTCTTGACGCATTTTGAGCCAAGTCTTTGGGGGATGTTTTCCATCCTTCTGGACgcatttttttacttaaaataaTGAATTTAGATTATAATATATTAATTATAATTTATATTAGATTATGAAAAAATTATGCGTTTAGATATCGTATTATTTTGGATTTCTTTATTGGAAAAGAAACGATTTTGTGGACAATGTTTGGAAAATTGTCAAGTGTTTTTGGGGGTCAGTTTTCTAACTTTTTGAATGcatttttaaacgttaaatAATGCATTTAAAAAGCGTAAAAATATGCATTTATTTGACGTATTTTtatgcattttttattttaaaaaaagtttttttggaCGATGTTGCGACAATTTCAAAGTGTTTTCGGGGGCTGTTTTCTACATTTTCGAAcgtatttttttactttaaataattcatttaaaaagcATAAAAATATGCGTTTACATATCGTATTTTTAGGCATTtctttaaatagaaaaaacgAATAATAAAAGATCAGACAAAAATTTTGCTACTCGTCCAAAGCAGTGTAATACTGTCTGTATTCGGTTGGAATGAAACGATCCCAACTGCTCACACTGAAATCTACTAATACATGTACTTGCATAACAGTAGGTTTCAAATCATATGGATAGTGCTGAAGCTTAAAAATATCTTGAAAATCAGCTTCCGTTGAAATTTCCTTAGATGCATGATATACGGTTGTCTTCAAATGTGTTGCTCTTCCTACCATGTAACGGCGTGTAATAGAAACTGCAAAGAAAGACAGAAATtgtttgaaatgttttcaaaGTTAAACCGTTTAAAAGTTAGGAACTTACCAGAGTCAAGGAATGTCTCGAGACTAGTTGCTTCCTTGAGGGAAGTTTCCTTTTTGTAAAAATTACCAACGTCCATTACAAAAATTGAGATTTCAGTTTCaattttatgaatttttttgcCATGATAGTAACGTGCCATGATAGTTTAACTAGAATCAATTCAAAGTTTTCTGGAGAAAAAGTAATCAGAATGTAAACGCAGTACGCAGCTTCACTAACGAACAGATCTGTCTGACTGTCTGTCTCGTGTCTGGTACAAACAATCGATACCACCCACGAGGTACTAGCTACTAGGTATCGTTAATTGATATCGATAgactttttttaattaaaaaaatgccCTTCAAAGACATCGATCAAAATGCGTATAGAAAATGCGTATTTGAAAGTTAAAATATAAGCATTTATACTATCACATTAAATGCatcgaattttctttttagaagcATTTATTTAGGTGTTCTTAATCTTTAAAAATTGTGTGTTATTATTTGCTTGCCGTGACTtacataaaaaatgaattgtttGAATcctattgtttttgttatacTTTTATTCCTGGAAAGTATGGTG encodes:
- the LOC123472615 gene encoding uncharacterized protein LOC123472615; this encodes MARYYHGKKIHKIETEISIFVMDVGNFYKKETSLKEATSLETFLDSVSITRRYMVGRATHLKTTVYHASKEISTEADFQDIFKLQHYPYDLKPTVMQVHVLVDFSVSSWDRFIPTEYRQYYTALDE